From Glycine max cultivar Williams 82 chromosome 11, Glycine_max_v4.0, whole genome shotgun sequence, the proteins below share one genomic window:
- the LOC100790563 gene encoding uncharacterized protein — MGKREKQKQRHERGHRGRGSFNYLQEDHDFDDTPRSSPSEEEGADGSNEEKEEDEENVTISHENQSHDMPSKFLLYQQSVQSPKGDISYMQKFFLMYVGGRMPLHLQEDFCGTALLSTEWLRSDSRRTVVGLDLDLEALNWCMENNIPKVGADGFSRISLFHGNVLQPLQSKLVKVDPQELVSNISLSQNEENLQTGVPESDAPTGSIAQDDKYTKGNITLPGRDIVCAFNYSCCCLHKRAELVMYFKHARGALSTKGGIFVMDLYGGTSSEHKLRLQRRFPNFTYVWEQAEFDIIQRKTRISLHFHMKKEQRKLRHAFSYSWRLWTLPEIRDCLEEAGFRSVHFWVREMPDTTEIMKTEGFGAGKNVKYEEATSFQQQDSWNAYIVGVA, encoded by the exons ATGGGAAAACGAGAGAAGCAGAAGCAGAGGCATGAGAGGGGTCACCGTGGAAGAGGGTCTTTCAACTATCTTCAAGAAGACCATGATTTTGATGACACTCCAAGATCCTCACCCTCTGAAGAAGAAGGTGCTGATGGCAGCAatgaggaaaaagaagaagatgaagaaaatgtAACAATAAGTCATGAAAACCAATCTCATGATATGCCTTCCAAGTTCCTCCTTTACCAACAATCTGTGCAG TCTCCAAAAGGAGACATAAGTTATATGCAAAAGTTCTTTCTCATGTACGTGGGTGGAAGGATGCCCCTCCATCTTCAAGAAGATTTCTGTGGCACGGCGCTTCTTAG TACAGAATGGCTCCGCAGTGATTCAAGAAGAACAGTAGTAGGATTAGATTTGGATCTTGAGGCACTCAATTGGTGCATGGAAAACAACATACCTAAAGTTGGGGCTGATGGATTTTCAAGAATTTCCCTCTTTCATGGGAATGTTTTACAACCTCTTCAGTCTAAACTTGTAAAAGTAGATCCTCAGGAGCTGGTAAGCAATATTTCATTGTCACAGAATGAAGAAAATCTTCAGACTGGTGTGCCAGAATCTGATGCTCCAACAGGCTCTATTGCTCAAGATGATAAGTATACTAAGGGAAACATAACACTGCCTGGAAGAGATATTGTGTGTGCTTTTAACTACAGCTGCTGCTGTCTACATAAACGAGCAGAACTGGTTATGTATTTCAAACATGCTCGTGGGGCCTTGTCAACTAAAGGTGGAATTTTTGTGATGGATTTATATGGGGGTACGTCGTCAGAGCACAAGTTGAGGCTTCAGAGAAGATTTCCTAATTTTACG TATGTATGGGAGCAagctgaatttgatattattcAACGGAAGACAAGGATTAGCCTCCATTTTCATATGAAGAAGGAACAAAGAAAACTTCGCCATGCATTTTCATACAGCTGGCGGTT GTGGACATTACCTGAAATTAGGGATTGCCTAGAAGAGGCTGGATTTCGGTCTGTTCACTTTTGGGTTCGAGAGATGCCAGACACCACAGAAATTATGAAAACAGAGGGATTTGGTGCAGGAAAGAATGTAAAATACGAAGAGGCAACAAGTTTTCAGCAACAAGATTCTTGGAATGCTTACATAGTTGGTGTTGCATAG
- the LOC100791085 gene encoding serine/threonine-protein phosphatase 2A activator, which produces MEDSGNHHHHSDDHDHNHHPSSSSPPTSGTCCKCGGPTTFAPPPQTPTFTSPPPTYRPIRAPAIPPDPNSTRAIILAPVPQSQKVPILPPPHHFIAPAKRIHSPDDIVRFHSSDSSKNFLGFVVALSESIRAKKISDPCHVSPATTSLLSILQTLTLIADQTPPLPQSARYGNVSYRTWHEKMSNSAESLIQTLLPENLHPATVELAPYFADSFGNSSRIDYGTGHETNFAAWLYCLARLGVIGEEDYPAVVARVFVKYLDLMRKLQLQYCLEPAGSHGVWGLDDYHFLPFIFGSSQLIDHKYMKPKSIHNEDILENFSNEYLYLACIAFVKKVKKGVFAEHSPMLDDISGVPNWNKVNTGLLKMYKAEVLEKVPIMQHFLFGSIIKWE; this is translated from the exons ATGGAAGACTCTGgtaaccaccaccaccacagcGACGACCACGATCACAACCACCACCCCTCGTCCTCCTCCCCTCCAACCAGCGGCACCTGCTGCAAGTGCGGCGGCCCCACCACCTTCGCCCCCCCTCCCCAAACCCCCACCTTCACCTCCCCTCCCCCAACCTACCGCCCAATCCGCGCCCCCGCCATCCCCCCGGACCCCAACTCCACCCGCGCCATCATCCTCGCCCCGGTCCCACAATCCCAAAAAGTTCCCATTTTGCCCCCGCCGCACCACTTCATAGCCCCCGCCAAACGCATCCACTCCCCCGACGACATCGTCCGCTTCCACTCCTCCGACTCCAGCAAGAACTTCCTCGGCTTCGTCGTCGCCCTCTCCGAATCCATCCGCGCCAAAAAAATCTCCGACCCCTGCCACGTGTCCCCTGCCACAACCTCCCTCCTCTCCATCCtccaaaccctaaccctaatcgCCGACCAGACCCCCCCGCTCCCCCAATCCGCGCGCTACGGCAACGTCTCATACCGCACCTGGCACGAGAAGATGTCCAATTCCGCCGAATCCCTCATCCAAACCCTCCTCCCGGAGAATCTCCACCCCGCCACGGTCGAACTCGCCCCCTACTTCGCCGATTCCTTCGGAAACTCGAGCCGCATCGACTACGGCACCGGCCACGAGACGAATTTCGCGGCGTGGCTCTACTGCCTCGCCCGGCTCGGGGTCATTGGAGAGGAGGACTACCCCGCCGTCGTGGCCAGGGTGTTTGTGAAGTACCTTGACCTCATGAGGAAGCTGCAATTACAGTACTGCTTGGAGCCTGCTGGGTCCCATGGTGTGTGGGGGCTTGATGATTATCATTTTTTGCCCTTCATATTTGGGTCTTCGCAGTTGATTGATCACAAGTATATGAAGCCCAAGTCCATTCACAATGAGGATATTTTGGAGAATTTCTCTAATGAGTATTTGTACCTTGCTTGCATTGCCTTTGTCAAGAAGGTGAAGAAAGGGGTGTTTGCTGAGCATTCACCCATGTTGGATGATATCAGTGGGGTGCCCAATTGGAACAAGGTGAACACTGGGTTGCTTAAAATGTATAAGGCTGAGGTCTTGGAGAAGGTCCCCATCATGCAGCACTTTCTTTTCGGGTCGATTATTAAGTG GGAATAG
- the LOC100791614 gene encoding protein SUPPRESSOR OF K(+) TRANSPORT GROWTH DEFECT 1 produces MYSNFKEQAIEYVKQAVDEDNKGNYAKAFQLYMNALEYFKTHLKYEKNPKIKEAITQKFTEYLRRAEEIRAVLDDGPSGPASSGDAAVATRPKTKPKDGGKDGDGEDPEQAKLRAGLNSAIVREKPNVKWNDVAGLESAKQALQEAVILPVKFPQFFTGKRRPWRAFLLYGPPGTGKSYLAKAVATEADSTFFSVSSSDLVSKWMGESEKLVSNLFQMARESAPSIIFVDEIDSLCGQRGEGNESEASRRIKTELLVQMQGVGHNDQKVLVLAATNTPYALDQAIRRRFDKRIYIPLPDLKARQHMFKVHLGDTPHNLAESDFEHLARKTEGFSGSDISVCVKDVLFEPVRKTQDAMFFFRNPEGMWIPCGPKQQGSVQTTMQDIAAKGLASKILPPPISRTDFDKVLARQRPTVSKSDLDVHERFTKEFGEEG; encoded by the exons ATGTATAGCAATTTCAAAGAGCAAGCAATAGAGTACGTGAAACAAGCGGTAGATGAAGACAATAAGGGAAACTATGCGAAAGCGTTTCAGCTTTACATGAACGCGTTGGAGTATTTCAAAACGCATCTCAAGTACGAGAAGAACCCTAAGATCAAGGAGGCCATCACGCAGAAATTCACCGAGTATCTCCGCCGGGCCGAGGAGATCCGGGCGGTCCTCGACGACGGGCCCAGCGGCCCGGCCTCCAGCGGGGACGCCGCGGTCGCCACACGGCCCAAGACGAAGCCCAAGGACGGAGGGAAAGACGGAGACGGCGAGGATCCCGAGCAGGCCAAGCTCCGGGCCGGGCTCAACTCCGCGATCGTTAGGGAAAAGCCCAACGTGAAGTGGAACGACGTCGCGGGGTTAGAGAGCGCGAAGCAGGCGCTGCAGGAAGCGGTTATCTTGCCCGTGAAGTTTCCGCAGTTCTTCACTG GTAAGCGACGACCTTGGAGAGCGTTCTTGTTGTACGGACCGCCGGGGACGGGGAAATCGTATTTGGCCAAGGCCGTTGCCACAGAAGCTGATTCTACGTTTTTCAG TGTTTCTTCATCAGACCTGGTTTCAAAGTGGATGGGAGAAAGTGAAAAGCTGGTCTCAAATCTTTTCCAAATGGCTCGCGAAAGTGCACCTTCTATAATATTCGTTGATGAAATAGATTCTCTATGTGGTCAACGTGGAGAAGGGAATGAGAGTGAAGCTTCAAGGCGTATTAAAACTGAGCTTCTGGTGCAGATGCAG GGTGTGGGACACAATGATCAGAAAGTTCTTGTTCTTGCAGCTACAAATACACCTTATGCTCTAGACCAG GCAATAAGGCGGCGTTTCGATAAGCGTATATACATACCCCTACCTGATTTAAAGGCTCGCCAACACATGTTCAAG GTGCACCTAGGAGATACTCCCCATAACTTGGCTGaaagtgattttgaacatttggCTCGCAAGACAGAGGGGTTTTCAGGTTCAGATATATCTGTCTGT GTGAAGGATGTTTTATTTGAACCTGTTCGCAAAACCCAAGATGCCATGTTTTTCTTTAGGAATCCTGAGGGTATGTGGATCCCATGTGGGCCAAAGCAACAGGGTTCAGTGCAAACTACAATGCAGGATATTGCTGCGAAAGGACTTGCTTCTAAG ATCCTCCCACCTCCTATATCGAGAACAGATTTTGACAAAGTACTTGCTAGACAAAGACCCACCGTAAGCAAGTCTGACCTTGATGTTCATGAGAGATTCACAAAGGAGTTCGGAGAGGAAGGATAA
- the LOC100790039 gene encoding UDP-D-apiose/UDP-D-xylose synthase 2, whose protein sequence is MARVNLDGNSIPMLAICMIGGGGFIGSHLCEKLMAETNHKAVVVDVSSEKINHLLDRSLPWAHRIEFHQMNIKSDSRLETLVQTTDLTINLAAICTPADYNTRPLDTIFSNFIDAIPVIKYCTENNKRLIHFSTCEVYGKTIGSFLPEEYRQDPKYFMLKEDVTPCTFGPVEKQRWSYACAKQMTDRLIYAEHAENGLKFTIVRPYNWIGPRMDFIPGVDGPCDGVPRVLACFSNSLLRGEPLKLVEGGRSQRTFLYIKDAIDAVALMIDNPERADGHIFNVGNPDNEVSVKELAELMIKAYAKVSGVPASSLSTLDVSAEDFYGKGYDDSDRRIPDMTIITKQLAWKPKTPLDELLDVTLQYQHKTYSRAIQRELSKLSN, encoded by the exons ATGGCGCGAGTGAACTTGGACGGAAACTCGATTCCGATGCTGGCGATATGCATGATCGGCGGTGGCGGCTTCATCGGATCGCACCTCTGCGAGAAGCTGATGGCGGAGACCAACCACAAGGCCGTCGTCGTTGACGTCTCGTCGGAGAAGATCAACCACCTCCTCGACAGATCCCTCCCCTGGGCCCACCGCATCGAGTTCCACCAAATGAACATCAAAAGCGATTCCCGCCTCGAAACCCTCGTCCAAACTACCGATCTC ACGATCAATCTCGCTGCAATTTGCACACCGGCGGATTACAACACACGCCCTTTGGACACCATCTTCAGCAACTTCATTGATGCGATTCCGGTG ATTAAATATTGCACTGAGAACAATAAGCGTTTGATCCATTTTTCTACGTGTGAGGTATACGGGAAGACTATAGGCAGTTTTCTCCCAGAGGAATATCGACAG GACCCCAAATATTTCATGCTCAAGGAAGATGTCACTCCTTGTACTTTTGGTCCGGTTGAGAAACAAAGATGGTCTTATGCTTGTGCAAAGCAAATGACTGACAGACTGATATATG CTGAGCATGCGGAGAATGGCCTCAAGTTCACCATTGTGAGACCTTATAACTGGATTGGTCCAAGAATGGACTTCATTCCTGGTGTGGATGGCCCATGTGATGGTGTCCCCAGAGTCTTAGCTTGCTTCAGTAAT AGTCTCCTGCGAGGCGAGCCCCTCAAACTTGTTGAAGGTGGGAGATCACAGAGAACCTTTCTCTACATCAAAGATGCAATTGATGCTGTTGCTTTAATGATT GACAACCCTGAGAGAGCAGATGGGCATATCTTCAATGTGGGAAACCCAGACAATGAAGTATCTGTGAAGGAACTAGCTGAGCTTATGATAAAG GCTTATGCTAAGGTATCTGGTGTACCTGCCTCTAGTCTATCAACTCTAGACGTGAGTGCAGAGGATTTCTATGGTAAAGGCTATGATGACAGTGATAGGCGCATCCCTGACATGACAATTATCACCAAGCAGCTTG CTTGGAAGCCAAAGACACCTCTTGATGAACTGTTAGATGTTACCCTCCAATATCAACACAAGACATATTCTCGTGCTATCCAAAGAGAACTTTCAAAACTGTCAAATTGA